In Bacteroides coprosuis DSM 18011, the following are encoded in one genomic region:
- a CDS encoding ribonucleoside-diphosphate reductase, alpha subunit (InterPro IPR013346:IPR005144:IPR013509:IPR000788~KEGG: clo:HMPREF0868_0098 ribonucleoside-diphosphate reductase subunit alpha~PFAM: Ribonucleotide reductase large subunit, C-terminal; Ribonucleotide reductase large subunit, N-terminal; ATP-cone~SPTR: Ribonucleoside-diphosphate reductase;~TIGRFAM: Ribonucleoside-diphosphate reductase, alpha subunit~IMG reference gene:2504107063~PFAM: Ribonucleotide reductase, all-alpha domain; ATP cone domain; Ribonucleotide reductase, barrel domain~TIGRFAM: ribonucleoside-diphosphate reductase, alpha subunit), translating to MKIIKRNRQVEDFTYDKIKRAIVAAFHSLQRSVSEHELEIICDLISVNLEDSDYVDVETVQDLVETVLMKRGHYKEAKAYILYRDRRTACREMINQFRQTITDDDTIELLQDIQNEFGQKQYDLQFLYSKYRSFYKADGNPLKILMKAAVELITPDAPNWEFIASRLLAVELEKEIQQAERELGLTSLYKKMNYLTQQNLYGSYMLKNYSQAEVEELSKYMKTSRNQLLTYSSLHLLSKRYLIQNYSHHLLERPQEMFMGIAMHLAIPEGEKKVCWAKRIYDVLSTLKVTMATPTMSNARKPLSQLSSCFEDVMPDSLVGIYRTLTNFAQVSKFGGGMGIYIGKVRAVGSDIRGFKGVAGGILKWVKLCNDTAIAVDQLGVRQGSVAIYLDIWHRDMPEFLQIRTNNGDDRMKAHDVFPGICIPDYFWEQVKTNMEGDWYLMCPHEIMTMKGYNLEDTYGDEWKQKYLECVNDHRIPKRIIPIKEMVRLIIKSAVETGTPFIFNRDLVNNLNPNKHQGVIYCSNLCTEIAQNQSAIQDVRRTVRLENGDEIIVEETKAGDFVVCNLASLVLGNIDVEDSEELQGIIHTIVRALDNVIDLNFYPIPYAQITNQKMRPIGLGTSGYHHLLAQKGLRWESDEHLAYMDKVYEKINYYTIEASNQLAKEKGVYSFFDKSDWQTGDYFKLRGYASEEWKHLATNVAKNGMRNGYLLAIAPTSSTSIIAGTTAGTDPVMNRYFLEEKKGSIVPRVAPELSDSTFWLYKTAHQIDQSWVIDAAGVRQRHLDQSQSVNLYITQEFTFRKLLNLYLRAWEKGVKTLYYVRSQSLEVEECETCSA from the coding sequence ATGAAAATTATTAAAAGAAATCGTCAAGTAGAGGATTTTACTTACGATAAGATAAAAAGGGCCATTGTAGCAGCTTTTCATAGTTTGCAACGATCGGTTTCTGAACACGAATTAGAGATCATTTGTGACTTAATATCTGTCAACCTTGAAGATAGTGATTATGTAGATGTGGAAACGGTACAAGATTTGGTGGAAACAGTTTTGATGAAGAGAGGTCATTACAAAGAAGCCAAAGCCTACATCTTATACCGAGATAGAAGAACGGCCTGTCGTGAAATGATTAATCAGTTTCGTCAGACTATCACAGATGATGATACCATTGAATTATTGCAGGATATCCAAAACGAATTTGGACAAAAGCAGTACGATCTTCAGTTTTTGTATTCTAAATATCGTTCTTTTTACAAAGCAGATGGCAACCCTTTGAAGATACTCATGAAGGCAGCAGTAGAGTTAATTACTCCAGATGCTCCTAACTGGGAGTTCATAGCCTCTCGCTTATTAGCTGTCGAACTAGAAAAAGAAATTCAGCAGGCTGAAAGAGAGTTGGGACTAACTTCACTCTATAAAAAGATGAACTATCTGACTCAGCAAAATCTATATGGGAGCTATATGCTCAAAAACTATTCTCAAGCAGAGGTTGAAGAGTTGTCAAAATACATGAAGACTTCACGCAATCAGTTGCTTACCTACAGTAGTCTTCATCTTTTATCTAAACGTTATTTAATTCAGAATTATTCTCATCATTTATTAGAGCGTCCTCAAGAGATGTTTATGGGGATAGCTATGCACTTAGCTATTCCCGAAGGGGAGAAGAAAGTGTGCTGGGCTAAGCGTATTTACGATGTATTGAGTACCCTGAAAGTAACGATGGCTACGCCTACAATGAGTAATGCACGTAAACCATTGAGTCAGTTATCTAGTTGTTTTGAAGATGTAATGCCCGATAGTCTTGTAGGTATTTATCGTACTCTAACCAACTTTGCCCAAGTTTCAAAATTTGGAGGAGGTATGGGGATTTATATAGGGAAAGTAAGAGCCGTAGGCTCCGATATAAGAGGCTTTAAAGGTGTAGCGGGAGGTATCTTAAAGTGGGTAAAACTGTGTAATGATACGGCTATAGCTGTTGATCAACTTGGAGTGAGACAAGGGTCAGTTGCTATTTACCTCGATATTTGGCATCGTGATATGCCCGAGTTTCTCCAAATAAGAACGAATAATGGAGACGATAGAATGAAAGCGCACGATGTGTTTCCAGGAATCTGCATACCCGATTATTTCTGGGAGCAGGTAAAGACAAATATGGAAGGAGATTGGTATTTGATGTGCCCACATGAGATTATGACTATGAAAGGCTATAACTTAGAAGATACCTATGGTGATGAGTGGAAACAGAAATACTTAGAATGTGTGAATGATCATCGTATCCCTAAACGCATAATACCTATTAAGGAAATGGTGCGGTTGATTATAAAATCGGCTGTAGAAACAGGTACACCTTTTATCTTTAATAGAGATTTAGTGAATAACTTGAATCCCAATAAGCACCAAGGTGTAATTTATTGCTCGAACTTATGTACTGAGATAGCACAAAACCAAAGTGCCATTCAAGATGTGCGCCGAACTGTACGTTTAGAAAATGGTGATGAAATTATAGTGGAAGAAACCAAAGCTGGAGATTTTGTGGTTTGTAACCTAGCCTCTCTTGTTCTAGGAAATATTGATGTGGAAGATTCTGAAGAGCTGCAAGGTATTATTCACACCATTGTACGTGCTCTGGACAATGTGATCGATTTGAACTTTTATCCTATTCCTTATGCACAAATTACGAATCAGAAAATGCGTCCCATCGGACTGGGTACTAGTGGGTACCACCATCTGTTAGCGCAAAAAGGACTTCGTTGGGAGAGTGATGAGCACTTGGCTTATATGGACAAAGTCTATGAGAAAATCAATTATTATACCATAGAGGCATCCAACCAATTGGCCAAAGAAAAGGGTGTCTATTCTTTCTTTGATAAGAGCGATTGGCAGACGGGGGATTACTTTAAGTTGCGAGGTTATGCTTCTGAGGAGTGGAAGCATTTAGCGACAAATGTAGCCAAGAACGGGATGCGCAATGGGTATCTACTCGCTATTGCACCTACAAGTTCGACATCTATCATAGCAGGTACTACTGCTGGAACAGATCCTGTGATGAATCGTTACTTCCTTGAAGAAAAGAAGGGAAGTATAGTGCCTCGAGTTGCTCCAGAATTGAGCGATTCAACTTTCTGGCTTTATAAAACAGCCCATCAGATAGATCAAAGTTGGGTAATTGATGCAGCAGGAGTAAGACAAAGACATTTGGACCAATCACAATCTGTTAACCTATACATAACCCAAGAATTCACCTTCCGCAAACTGCTCAACCTCTATCTTCGAGCTTGGGAAAAAGGGGTAAAGACTTTGTATTATGTAAGAAGTCAGTCCCTAGAAGTAGAAGAATGTGAGACTTGCTCTGCTTAA
- a CDS encoding ribonucleotide reductase (COGs: COG0208 Ribonucleotide reductase beta subunit~InterPro IPR000358~KEGG: tpp:TPASS_0053 ribonucleotide-diphosphate reductase subunit beta~PFAM: Ribonucleotide reductase~SPTR: Ribonucleoside-diphosphate reductase, beta subunit;~IMG reference gene:2504107064~PFAM: Ribonucleotide reductase, small chain): MTKLKKKALFNEHGDIDVNKRRMINGNTTNMNDFNNMKYGWVSNWYRQAMNNFWIPEEINMSQDVKDYRNLSGAEKRAYDRTLSFLIFLDSIQTANLPYVGEYVTANEVNLCLTIQAFQEAVHSQSYSYMLDSICSPEERERILYQWRNDEHLLKRNKFIGDIYNEFQLNKSTHQLLKTMVANYILEGIYFYSGFMFFYNLGRNGKMPGSVQEIRYINRDENTHLWLFQSIILELRKEEPQLFTVEAIAEFRAMIKEGAEQEMAWGEYVIEEEIEGLTQEMVSDYIKYLANLRCENLGFEILYPGYEDEPASMSWVAQYSNANMIKTDFFEAKPSAYAKSTSIIDDL; the protein is encoded by the coding sequence ATGACTAAACTGAAGAAGAAAGCCTTGTTTAATGAACATGGTGATATAGACGTCAATAAACGTAGAATGATCAATGGGAATACGACCAATATGAATGATTTCAATAATATGAAATATGGTTGGGTTTCCAATTGGTACCGTCAGGCGATGAATAACTTTTGGATACCTGAGGAAATCAATATGAGTCAGGATGTAAAAGATTACCGCAATCTTTCTGGAGCCGAGAAGAGAGCTTATGATAGAACACTTTCTTTTTTGATATTCCTAGATAGTATTCAGACAGCCAACTTGCCTTATGTAGGAGAGTATGTAACTGCCAATGAAGTGAATCTTTGTTTAACAATACAGGCTTTTCAAGAAGCTGTTCACTCTCAATCATATAGTTATATGCTCGATTCTATTTGTTCGCCCGAGGAGCGTGAACGTATTTTGTATCAGTGGAGAAACGATGAACATCTATTAAAAAGAAATAAATTTATAGGTGATATTTATAATGAGTTTCAACTCAATAAAAGTACACATCAGCTTTTAAAAACGATGGTAGCCAACTATATATTAGAAGGTATTTATTTCTATTCAGGCTTTATGTTTTTTTATAATCTGGGAAGAAATGGTAAAATGCCTGGTTCTGTACAAGAAATACGCTACATCAATCGGGATGAAAATACTCACCTCTGGCTGTTTCAGTCTATCATACTTGAACTAAGAAAAGAAGAACCACAGCTCTTTACAGTTGAGGCTATTGCAGAGTTTAGAGCGATGATAAAAGAGGGAGCTGAACAAGAAATGGCATGGGGAGAATATGTTATTGAAGAAGAAATAGAAGGATTGACTCAAGAGATGGTCTCCGACTATATAAAATACCTTGCCAACCTAAGATGTGAAAACTTAGGGTTTGAAATTCTATATCCAGGATATGAAGATGAGCCGGCTAGTATGTCGTGGGTAGCACAATATAGCAATGCCAATATGATTAAGACCGATTTTTTTGAAGCTAAACCCAGTGCTTATGCAAAATCGACCTCTATAATAGATGATCTTTAA
- a CDS encoding hypothetical protein (KEGG: vvi:100260030 hypothetical protein LOC100260030~IMG reference gene:2504107065) — MYKNTPFILFERYKKYDTDKVSSCRCHVDVLTLIKASLVPDLYPLLIRCVSLFSLGIIVKSIFYSFLLKRSFALSNIENPKLGKFFLYSFFKEQI; from the coding sequence ATGTATAAGAATACTCCATTTATTCTATTTGAGAGATACAAAAAATATGATACCGACAAAGTATCATCATGTCGGTGTCATGTTGATGTTTTGACCCTGATCAAAGCCTCTCTTGTCCCAGATCTTTATCCTCTATTAATTCGGTGTGTATCTTTATTCAGTTTGGGTATAATCGTAAAAAGTATTTTCTATTCTTTTTTATTAAAAAGGAGTTTTGCTTTGAGTAATATTGAGAACCCCAAATTGGGTAAATTTTTCTTATACTCTTTCTTCAAAGAACAGATATAA
- a CDS encoding UDP-glucose 4-epimerase (COGs: COG1087 UDP-glucose 4-epimerase~InterPro IPR005886:IPR001509~KEGG: bth:BT_0623 putative UDP-glucose 4-epimerase~PFAM: NAD-dependent epimerase/dehydratase~PRIAM: UDP-glucose 4-epimerase~SPTR: UDP-glucose 4-epimerase;~TIGRFAM: UDP-glucose 4-epimerase~IMG reference gene:2504107066~PFAM: NAD dependent epimerase/dehydratase family~TIGRFAM: UDP-glucose-4-epimerase), whose protein sequence is MKKRILVTGGTGYIGSHTVVELQNRGYEVIIIDNLSNSSADVVDNIEKVSGIRPEFVELDCLDYAGLDKLFTKYKGIQAIIHFAASKAVGESVEKPLLYYRNNLGSLINLLDLMPKHGVEGIVFSSSCTVYGQPDELPVTEKAPIKKAESPYGNTKQINEEIIHDTVASGAPINAILLRYFNPIGAHPTALLGELPSGVPQNLVPYLTQTAIGIRKELSVFGDDYDTPDGSCIRDFINVVDLAKAHVVAINRILDKKQKDKVEIFNIGTGRGLSVLELIQAFEKATGVKLNYKIVGRRVGDIEKVWANPDFANNELGWKAGTSIEDTLLSAWNWQLKLRERGIQ, encoded by the coding sequence ATGAAAAAACGAATTCTTGTTACAGGTGGTACAGGCTATATTGGATCACATACAGTAGTTGAACTACAAAATAGAGGATATGAAGTAATTATTATAGACAACTTATCAAACTCTAGTGCAGATGTTGTAGATAATATAGAAAAAGTGTCAGGTATTCGTCCCGAATTTGTTGAATTAGACTGTTTGGACTATGCAGGGCTTGATAAACTATTTACTAAGTATAAAGGAATTCAAGCTATCATTCACTTCGCTGCAAGTAAAGCCGTAGGTGAGTCTGTAGAAAAACCCTTACTTTATTATCGCAATAATCTGGGCTCTCTTATCAATCTATTAGATTTAATGCCTAAACACGGAGTAGAAGGAATTGTATTCTCTTCATCTTGTACTGTGTATGGTCAGCCAGACGAATTGCCCGTAACAGAGAAAGCTCCAATTAAAAAAGCAGAATCTCCTTATGGTAATACAAAGCAAATTAATGAAGAAATTATTCATGATACTGTAGCATCTGGTGCACCTATCAACGCTATTCTTTTGCGTTATTTCAACCCCATAGGAGCACATCCAACAGCATTACTAGGAGAACTTCCAAGTGGGGTTCCACAAAATTTAGTGCCTTATCTTACTCAAACTGCGATAGGTATTCGTAAAGAATTAAGTGTATTTGGTGATGATTATGACACTCCTGATGGCTCATGCATCAGAGATTTCATCAATGTTGTTGATTTAGCAAAAGCTCATGTGGTAGCTATTAATAGAATCTTAGATAAAAAGCAGAAAGATAAAGTGGAGATTTTTAATATAGGAACTGGTCGTGGACTATCTGTATTAGAATTAATCCAAGCTTTTGAAAAAGCTACAGGAGTGAAACTTAATTATAAAATTGTAGGTCGTAGAGTAGGAGATATCGAAAAAGTTTGGGCAAATCCAGATTTTGCCAATAATGAACTTGGTTGGAAAGCAGGAACTAGTATTGAAGATACACTTCTATCTGCTTGGAACTGGCAACTCAAATTAAGAGAAAGAGGAATTCAATAA
- a CDS encoding outer membrane insertion C-terminal signal protein (InterPro IPR017690~KEGG: bth:BT_0646 hypothetical protein~SPTR: Putative uncharacterized protein;~TIGRFAM: Outer membrane insertion C-terminal signal, omp85~IMG reference gene:2504107067), whose product MKERITLLVLLLTLVNIPSFSQLDKSVRFGLHGGVTVSDFSGTDVSQNIAKPGYMIGMEFDIALPSNFFVNTGLDVHLKGAKLKDKVMIETTKKVLGGDVKYNAYYLQLPLHLGYNIRISDCLNLKLSAGPYLAMGIGGKYKNTITYSVISNEKEYVYEDSSREKTFGDSRDQLRKFDAGLGCKAALDSHHFNFFMGYDKGLTNPNRYANIKNSSFYAGLGYKF is encoded by the coding sequence ATGAAAGAAAGAATTACTCTTTTAGTACTACTCCTAACTTTAGTGAATATCCCTTCTTTTTCACAGCTTGATAAATCTGTTCGCTTTGGTTTACATGGTGGAGTAACTGTTTCAGATTTTTCAGGAACAGATGTTTCACAAAATATAGCAAAACCGGGCTATATGATTGGTATGGAATTTGATATCGCTCTACCTTCCAATTTTTTTGTGAATACTGGTTTAGATGTACATCTAAAGGGTGCAAAATTAAAGGACAAAGTAATGATTGAAACAACTAAAAAAGTTCTTGGAGGAGATGTTAAGTATAATGCATACTACCTTCAATTGCCTTTACACCTAGGCTACAATATAAGAATAAGTGATTGTTTGAATTTAAAACTAAGTGCAGGTCCTTACTTAGCGATGGGTATTGGTGGAAAATACAAAAACACAATAACCTATTCGGTGATTAGTAATGAAAAAGAATATGTGTATGAAGATTCATCTAGAGAGAAAACATTTGGTGATTCGAGAGATCAATTGAGAAAATTTGATGCTGGTTTGGGTTGTAAAGCAGCCTTAGATAGCCATCATTTTAATTTCTTTATGGGATACGATAAAGGATTAACAAATCCTAATCGATATGCTAATATAAAGAATAGTAGCTTTTATGCTGGATTAGGTTATAAATTCTAA
- a CDS encoding hypothetical protein (KEGG: bvu:BVU_3214 hypothetical protein~SPTR: Putative uncharacterized protein;~IMG reference gene:2504107068) yields MRKFIAVLFTALMFISVSPVKAQYVDDPLHWNIHAGMNLSNYLGTPSGVDASIKPGAYFGVGAEYLISPNFFVEAGLDISLKGSSVKLDIPFDEIKTRTKTKFNPVYLQIPIHAGYKFYLPNNMKLNLSAGPYLAYGLGGKAKVAGEKISIFGSDDMDFKRFDFGLGFKAGLDIDVFTINLGYDYGFIKMDDLLEAHNGNLFMGVGMKF; encoded by the coding sequence ATGAGAAAGTTTATCGCAGTTTTATTTACAGCATTAATGTTTATATCAGTTAGTCCTGTTAAGGCTCAGTATGTGGATGATCCGCTGCATTGGAATATCCATGCAGGTATGAACCTTTCTAATTATTTAGGAACACCTTCAGGCGTTGATGCTTCTATTAAGCCAGGTGCTTATTTTGGTGTTGGAGCAGAGTATTTGATTTCACCGAACTTCTTTGTGGAAGCAGGTTTGGATATTTCTTTAAAAGGGTCTTCAGTTAAGCTTGATATTCCCTTTGATGAAATCAAGACAAGAACTAAAACAAAATTTAATCCTGTGTATTTACAAATTCCAATTCATGCAGGGTATAAATTCTATTTACCCAATAATATGAAATTAAACTTGAGTGCTGGTCCATACCTTGCTTATGGTTTAGGTGGTAAAGCAAAAGTTGCAGGTGAGAAAATTTCTATTTTCGGTTCAGATGATATGGACTTTAAACGCTTTGACTTTGGTCTAGGATTTAAAGCAGGTCTTGACATTGATGTATTTACTATCAATTTAGGATATGATTACGGTTTTATTAAAATGGACGACCTACTTGAAGCTCATAATGGAAACTTATTTATGGGTGTTGGAATGAAATTTTAA
- a CDS encoding TonB-dependent receptor plug (COGs: COG1629 Outer membrane receptor protein mostly Fe transport~InterPro IPR012910:IPR000531~KEGG: bth:BT_1280 hypothetical protein~PFAM: TonB-dependent receptor, plug; TonB-dependent receptor, beta-barrel~SPTR: Outer membrane protein;~IMG reference gene:2504107069~PFAM: TonB dependent receptor; TonB-dependent Receptor Plug Domain~TIGRFAM: TonB-dependent outer membrane receptor, SusC/RagA subfamily, signature region; TonB-linked outer membrane protein, SusC/RagA family): MTLFGVGAVNVYADSSASIKVDGIESMQQQKKVIKGIVKDNAGDPLIGVNVYNRSSGVGTITNIDGEFNLEVKAGDEVELSYIGYTPQKIKITTSTTNINITLVEDTEVLDEVVVTALGIKRSQKALSYNVQEVKGEELLGVKDVNFVNSLSGKIAGVNINSSSAGMGGATRVVMRGTKSLTKDNNALYVIDGVPIFNANGGGLSQNNEYADQPRGEGISDLNPEDIESMSVLTGPSAAALYGSSAANGVIIITTKKGVAGKPKITITNQTMFSNPLTKPKLQSTYGAGLDVESGKKLYRSWGDKTTAGSFKPSDFFDTGVTAQTSASLSVGSEKNQTYLSLGSANSSGIIPKSSYDKYNITVRNTTKFLDDKMTLDFGLSYIKQKDKNLIAQGKYGNPLTTIYTYPRGENFGLLNDYEKFDQLKGYDVQRWEEYGWGDEGLEMQNPYWVLNRNPKTNKKDRYMMNVNLSYDVLDWLNLSGRMRLDNSNNKMQNKYYASTRRTFSPENGRYRMIKEEYKQYYADFLVNINKHWGEEWSLSSNIGTSFSDIRSEGIGADGELLIPNFFALTNINKDYGKTEFIEQGWHEQTQSIFANVELGWRSMLYLTVTGRNDWASALANTSKKSFFYPSVGLSAILSEMFTLPEAVSYLQVRGSFASVGSPIPRSLSIPTYKWDAQGNSWETNSYMPIDDLKPERTDSWELGLSSKFWGNRLTFDFTWYRSNTKNQTFQIPISPSSGYTSMFIQTGNVRNQGVEMALGTNNTWGNFSWNSNLTASFNSNKITKLIEDGEFKDPQGNAINFEQMSQDGIGSSEFILKKGGSMGDLYTKNQFDRDDFGNIKLTAEGSPQTKNEFVKEGSVLPKWNLGFRNDFRYKDITLGVMLSARLGGIVLSPTEAILDGFGVSKRSAEARDKGGIPNGTSHIDPEKYYKTIGQTGGVLGEYVYSASNVRLQELSLGYYLPNKWFNDIAKVHVAFIGRNLWMIYNKAPFDPEVTASTGTYFQGVDYFMQPATRNLGFSVRVEF; the protein is encoded by the coding sequence ATGACCTTATTTGGGGTAGGGGCAGTAAATGTGTATGCCGATTCAAGTGCATCTATAAAAGTAGATGGAATAGAATCGATGCAGCAACAAAAGAAAGTTATAAAGGGTATTGTTAAAGATAATGCAGGAGACCCTTTAATAGGTGTTAATGTTTATAATAGAAGCTCCGGAGTTGGTACAATTACCAATATCGATGGAGAGTTTAATTTAGAAGTTAAAGCTGGTGATGAGGTAGAACTATCATATATCGGCTATACTCCTCAGAAAATAAAAATAACTACTTCAACTACTAACATTAATATAACATTAGTAGAAGATACCGAAGTATTGGATGAAGTGGTAGTAACAGCTTTGGGGATAAAAAGATCTCAAAAAGCTTTGAGCTACAATGTGCAAGAAGTTAAAGGAGAAGAATTACTAGGAGTGAAAGACGTTAACTTTGTTAACTCTCTTTCAGGAAAAATTGCAGGTGTAAATATCAATTCCTCATCAGCAGGTATGGGTGGTGCTACTCGTGTTGTCATGCGTGGTACAAAATCATTAACTAAGGATAATAATGCACTTTATGTAATTGATGGTGTGCCTATCTTTAACGCTAATGGAGGAGGTTTGAGCCAAAATAATGAGTATGCAGATCAACCAAGAGGTGAAGGTATTTCAGACTTAAATCCAGAAGATATTGAAAGTATGTCTGTATTGACTGGTCCTTCTGCAGCAGCTCTATATGGTTCAAGTGCAGCTAACGGTGTAATTATTATTACGACAAAAAAAGGTGTAGCTGGTAAACCAAAAATTACCATAACAAACCAAACTATGTTTTCAAATCCGCTAACTAAACCTAAGTTACAATCAACCTATGGTGCTGGTTTGGATGTAGAAAGTGGAAAGAAACTTTATAGAAGCTGGGGAGATAAAACCACTGCGGGTTCATTTAAACCTTCTGATTTTTTCGATACAGGTGTAACTGCACAAACATCAGCAAGTTTATCTGTGGGCAGTGAAAAAAATCAAACTTACTTATCATTAGGTTCAGCTAACTCTAGTGGTATTATTCCTAAAAGCTCCTATGATAAATATAATATTACAGTGCGTAATACTACTAAGTTCTTGGATGACAAGATGACTTTAGATTTTGGATTAAGCTATATCAAACAAAAAGATAAAAACTTAATTGCTCAAGGAAAATATGGTAATCCTCTAACTACAATCTATACTTATCCTCGTGGAGAAAATTTCGGTCTTTTAAACGATTATGAAAAGTTTGATCAACTAAAAGGTTATGATGTTCAGCGTTGGGAAGAATATGGTTGGGGAGACGAAGGTTTAGAAATGCAAAACCCATATTGGGTATTAAATCGTAATCCTAAGACCAATAAGAAAGATAGATATATGATGAACGTCAATTTATCTTATGATGTATTAGATTGGTTGAATTTATCGGGACGTATGCGTTTGGATAATTCAAATAATAAAATGCAAAATAAATATTACGCTTCTACTCGTAGAACATTTTCTCCAGAAAATGGACGATATAGAATGATAAAAGAAGAGTATAAGCAGTATTATGCCGACTTCTTGGTTAATATTAATAAGCACTGGGGTGAAGAATGGAGTCTATCTTCCAACATTGGTACCAGCTTTTCTGATATTAGGTCTGAAGGTATTGGAGCAGATGGTGAGTTGTTAATTCCAAACTTCTTTGCTCTTACGAATATTAATAAGGATTATGGAAAAACTGAGTTTATAGAACAAGGTTGGCACGAACAAACTCAATCTATCTTTGCTAACGTAGAATTAGGTTGGAGAAGTATGTTGTACTTAACAGTAACAGGCCGTAATGATTGGGCTTCAGCTCTTGCTAATACGTCTAAGAAATCATTCTTCTATCCTTCAGTTGGACTTTCTGCTATTCTTTCAGAAATGTTTACGCTACCAGAAGCAGTTTCTTATTTGCAAGTAAGAGGTTCATTTGCATCTGTTGGTTCTCCTATTCCTAGAAGCTTATCTATCCCAACTTATAAGTGGGATGCACAAGGTAACTCTTGGGAAACAAATTCATATATGCCAATTGATGATCTAAAACCAGAACGTACCGATTCTTGGGAACTTGGTTTGAGCTCTAAATTCTGGGGTAATAGATTGACATTTGATTTCACATGGTATAGATCAAATACAAAAAATCAGACTTTCCAAATTCCTATTTCTCCATCATCTGGTTATACTTCAATGTTTATTCAAACAGGTAATGTTCGTAACCAAGGAGTTGAAATGGCTTTGGGTACAAATAACACTTGGGGAAATTTCTCTTGGAACTCTAATTTAACAGCTAGCTTCAATAGTAATAAAATTACTAAATTAATAGAAGATGGTGAGTTTAAAGATCCTCAAGGTAATGCTATTAATTTTGAGCAAATGTCTCAAGATGGTATAGGTTCTTCTGAGTTTATTTTGAAAAAAGGTGGCTCAATGGGAGACTTATATACTAAAAACCAATTTGACAGAGATGACTTTGGCAATATAAAATTGACCGCTGAAGGTTCTCCACAAACTAAGAATGAGTTTGTAAAGGAAGGTTCTGTTTTACCAAAATGGAACTTAGGTTTCAGAAATGATTTCCGTTATAAAGATATTACTTTGGGAGTAATGCTTTCTGCTAGATTGGGAGGTATTGTTCTTTCACCTACTGAAGCAATCTTAGATGGTTTTGGTGTATCAAAACGTTCTGCTGAAGCTCGTGATAAAGGAGGTATACCTAATGGAACTTCTCATATTGATCCTGAAAAATATTATAAAACAATAGGACAGACAGGTGGTGTCTTGGGTGAGTATGTTTATAGTGCTAGTAATGTGCGCTTACAAGAATTGTCTTTGGGATATTATTTACCAAATAAATGGTTCAATGATATAGCGAAGGTGCATGTGGCATTTATTGGACGTAATCTTTGGATGATCTATAATAAAGCTCCTTTTGATCCAGAAGTAACTGCTTCTACAGGAACTTATTTCCAAGGTGTTGACTACTTTATGCAACCAGCAACACGTAATCTTGGATTCAGTGTAAGAGTAGAGTTTTAA